A genomic window from Chlorobium phaeobacteroides DSM 266 includes:
- a CDS encoding SDR family NAD(P)-dependent oxidoreductase, whose translation MRLRNKTALVTGAAGGIGSATAVCFAREGAFVVLSDIREEGCLQVLDTIRVAGGDGAVIPAEMTSEKDIVSLFQQTASLKGRLDILAAIAGGDVEPAALPETIDGDKLSLNLDLNLKSCMLCCREAVKIMKPQQYGRIVTMSSLVYRGSPNQFSYAASKGGIHAFSRSLAMALGSYNITVNALAPALVEVPAFIQALGRERWEALKRDCAMRYPLQRIAQPGDVALCALFLASDDASFITGQILEISGGARL comes from the coding sequence ATGCGCCTCAGGAACAAAACCGCTCTGGTAACCGGAGCCGCCGGTGGCATAGGCAGCGCAACGGCAGTATGTTTTGCCAGAGAGGGCGCGTTTGTCGTTCTCAGCGATATTCGCGAAGAAGGCTGTTTGCAGGTTCTTGATACGATCAGGGTTGCAGGAGGCGATGGTGCGGTTATTCCGGCAGAGATGACCAGCGAAAAGGATATCGTGTCGCTTTTTCAACAAACTGCGAGCCTGAAAGGACGGCTTGACATTCTTGCTGCCATAGCCGGAGGTGATGTTGAGCCGGCAGCTTTGCCTGAGACGATCGATGGAGATAAACTCAGCCTTAATCTCGATCTGAATCTCAAATCATGTATGCTTTGCTGTCGTGAGGCGGTAAAGATCATGAAACCGCAGCAGTATGGACGGATCGTGACCATGAGTTCACTGGTTTATCGCGGAAGTCCCAATCAGTTTTCCTACGCTGCGTCGAAAGGCGGGATCCATGCATTCAGCCGGTCACTCGCTATGGCACTCGGCAGTTACAATATTACTGTCAATGCCCTTGCACCTGCACTGGTCGAGGTTCCAGCCTTTATACAGGCGCTTGGACGTGAGCGTTGGGAAGCGCTGAAGCGCGATTGTGCAATGCGCTACCCTTTACAACGGATAGCTCAGCCCGGTGATGTTGCTCTTTGCGCACTGTTTCTCGCTTCGGATGATGCATCGTTCATTACCGGCCAGATTCTTGAAATCTCCGGAGGCGCAAGGCTTTAA
- a CDS encoding glycosyltransferase family 2 protein — MFMRGSINRPMVTVTIPLYNNVRFIAQTIDSVLAQTFTDFELLIYDDHSTDGSFEIAASYSDRRIRLVRNPVNLGPERNWNKAIGEVRGKYVKLVCGDDILYPDCLEKQVAVFDDPLNTGLSLVCGQRTIIDPEGKPLIKKVNFVNGGRKDAVEVVRKMIRMGTNIIGEPVCGLYPAELISRISGYSAVVPYTIDLDFWLQLLRLGDLYVIDEALCAFRISNQSWSSRIGEMRYQQFLEFMELAAADKRHEVTDLDLFIGKINCAIQSMTSLMGFKLFANNNDRVVNSRVLSTPE; from the coding sequence ATGTTCATGAGGGGAAGTATAAACAGACCGATGGTGACGGTAACCATTCCGTTATATAACAACGTTCGCTTTATCGCCCAGACAATAGATTCAGTGCTGGCACAGACCTTTACTGATTTTGAATTGCTGATTTACGATGACCATTCGACGGATGGTTCATTTGAAATTGCGGCATCATACAGCGACAGGCGAATCAGGCTGGTTCGCAATCCGGTAAATCTTGGACCTGAAAGGAACTGGAACAAGGCGATAGGCGAAGTCAGGGGGAAATATGTAAAGCTGGTGTGCGGTGACGATATTCTTTATCCCGACTGTCTTGAAAAGCAGGTGGCGGTTTTTGACGATCCTCTCAATACAGGCTTGAGCCTTGTTTGCGGCCAGAGAACCATTATTGATCCTGAAGGCAAGCCGCTTATCAAAAAGGTGAACTTTGTTAATGGCGGACGCAAGGATGCTGTTGAAGTGGTAAGAAAAATGATAAGAATGGGTACCAATATTATCGGAGAACCGGTTTGCGGTCTTTATCCGGCTGAACTGATCAGCAGGATCAGCGGGTACTCCGCAGTTGTGCCTTATACCATTGACCTGGATTTCTGGCTTCAGCTTCTCAGGCTTGGTGATCTATATGTGATCGATGAAGCTCTCTGTGCCTTTCGGATTTCGAATCAATCCTGGTCGTCAAGGATCGGTGAAATGCGTTATCAGCAGTTTCTTGAGTTTATGGAGCTTGCCGCCGCAGATAAACGGCATGAAGTTACCGATCTTGACCTGTTTATCGGAAAAATCAACTGCGCCATTCAGTCGATGACCAGTCTTATGGGGTTCAAACTTTTTGCTAATAATAATGACAGAGTGGTGAATTCCCGAGTGCTTTCGACTCCGGAATGA
- a CDS encoding DNA recombination protein RmuC, with protein MSDGMMVLLLVLVFGLLFFIVFRILRDAPLKEELHQLRVVERELRSQVDELKAKTGELDILKVIRARLESDLDHERSNALEKIALLQQSELRLKTEFEHLAGRILEERGSSLGEENRVRMASLLQPLKEQLDAFRTRVDEVHRNDTEISARLIEQVRQLQELSGQVSREANLLARAIKGESKAQGDWGELIIERIFEASGLEKGREYTVQESFRMEDGTLKRPDFMVLLPGEKAVIVDSKVSLTAYERYCSLDDVARREQALREHVQSVRRHIAGLQEKEYSFIKGNRTLDFVIMCIPVEPAWQALMQADPEIVYELGRKNVVLTGPTTLMITLKLIAQLWRREKENRNAEVIAEKAGRIYDQVVLIVEAMEDARKKLSGVSQSFDLAMKRLTEGRGSLASKVEEIRRLGAKVSKQLPGGFDDNEESESVNGNSSAF; from the coding sequence ATGAGTGACGGGATGATGGTTTTGCTTCTTGTTCTGGTGTTCGGGCTTCTTTTTTTTATCGTTTTTCGCATTCTGCGCGATGCTCCCCTCAAAGAAGAACTGCACCAGCTCAGGGTTGTCGAGCGGGAGCTTCGCTCTCAGGTGGATGAGCTAAAGGCAAAAACCGGGGAGCTTGATATATTGAAAGTTATCCGTGCCCGTCTCGAATCAGATCTTGACCATGAGCGCAGCAATGCATTGGAGAAAATTGCGCTTCTGCAGCAATCGGAATTACGACTGAAAACAGAGTTCGAGCATCTTGCCGGGCGTATTCTTGAAGAGCGTGGAAGCTCGCTTGGAGAGGAGAACCGGGTTAGAATGGCTTCACTTCTGCAGCCGCTTAAAGAGCAGCTCGATGCATTCCGCACGCGAGTCGATGAGGTACATCGAAACGATACCGAGATTTCCGCCCGACTTATCGAGCAGGTACGACAGCTCCAGGAGCTCAGCGGGCAGGTGAGCAGAGAGGCTAATTTACTTGCCCGGGCTATCAAGGGCGAGAGTAAAGCACAGGGCGACTGGGGAGAACTGATCATTGAAAGGATCTTTGAGGCTTCGGGGCTTGAAAAAGGGCGGGAGTACACCGTACAGGAGAGTTTCAGGATGGAGGATGGTACTCTGAAACGGCCTGATTTTATGGTTCTCCTTCCGGGTGAAAAGGCCGTTATAGTCGATTCAAAAGTCTCTCTGACGGCCTATGAACGCTATTGCAGCCTTGATGATGTTGCCAGGCGGGAGCAGGCTCTTCGGGAGCATGTTCAATCGGTGCGCCGTCACATAGCCGGGTTGCAGGAAAAGGAGTACAGCTTTATCAAGGGGAATCGTACGCTTGATTTCGTCATCATGTGCATTCCCGTGGAACCGGCATGGCAGGCTCTCATGCAGGCAGACCCGGAGATCGTATACGAACTTGGCAGAAAAAACGTGGTGCTGACCGGCCCGACCACGCTGATGATCACCCTGAAGCTTATTGCGCAGCTCTGGCGGCGCGAGAAAGAGAATCGTAATGCCGAGGTTATTGCCGAAAAGGCCGGTCGGATCTACGATCAGGTTGTTCTGATAGTCGAAGCCATGGAGGATGCACGAAAAAAACTTTCGGGCGTCTCCCAGTCATTTGATCTTGCCATGAAACGACTCACGGAAGGACGGGGGAGTCTGGCGTCGAAGGTTGAGGAAATCCGTCGGCTTGGGGCAAAGGTCAGCAAACAGCTTCCCGGGGGTTTTGACGATAACGAAGAGAGCGAGAGCGTCAACGGGAATAGCTCGGCCTTCTGA
- a CDS encoding pentapeptide repeat-containing protein, with protein MRSKTIRFFLPILLNAALIPVFSCRVSAFNPSHLDSLNAGVKSWNNMRTLHKDFTPDLSGAILKGRNLRGADFQNANFSGAVLTDSDLSNANLRNASLDGARMSGALLIRADFQGARMHAVDLEGAVLDGAHLQKAELQQSILRKADCSNVDFSDADLRDCNFREASLANATLIGADLQAAYLWRANFSRVKLRGVRVSDATILDTGRYATEEWARDRQAVFLSASPSVDPLKASSDASSAAVEGGSKNARSQGRSSPAHLVRNAASTANIWRKAEIQSAVLYDRKQYEQLKRNVFDWNKTRKQNSAMRVTLHGADFDHKNLSYADLAGADLAASTFKGADLEESDLRKADLSGCDFREASLRGADLGGADLRGANFWRANLDRIRLDGAVVSAATVLDSGKHATSEWAVRFGVTFAEEK; from the coding sequence ATGCGCTCTAAAACGATACGTTTTTTTTTACCCATCCTTCTCAATGCGGCTTTGATCCCGGTTTTTTCTTGTCGCGTATCAGCATTTAACCCATCACATCTTGATTCGCTCAATGCCGGAGTGAAATCGTGGAACAACATGAGAACCCTGCATAAAGATTTTACCCCTGATCTTTCAGGTGCAATACTCAAGGGTCGCAATCTCAGAGGAGCCGATTTCCAAAACGCCAATTTTTCAGGTGCCGTGCTGACCGATTCCGATCTCAGCAATGCGAACTTGCGGAATGCTTCGCTTGACGGGGCAAGGATGAGTGGAGCGCTACTGATTCGGGCGGATTTTCAGGGTGCCCGCATGCATGCCGTCGATCTTGAGGGCGCAGTGCTTGATGGCGCTCATCTTCAAAAAGCAGAGCTTCAACAATCGATTCTGCGAAAAGCCGATTGTTCCAATGTTGATTTTTCAGATGCGGATCTTCGCGACTGCAATTTTCGGGAGGCGTCGCTGGCCAACGCAACTCTAATCGGTGCGGATTTACAGGCGGCATATCTCTGGAGGGCCAATTTCAGCAGGGTAAAGCTCCGTGGCGTCAGGGTATCAGATGCAACTATTCTTGATACCGGACGATATGCCACCGAGGAGTGGGCCAGAGATCGTCAGGCAGTTTTTCTATCGGCATCCCCATCTGTTGATCCATTGAAAGCTTCTTCTGACGCATCTTCTGCAGCAGTAGAGGGTGGTTCGAAAAATGCGCGTTCACAAGGGCGCTCTTCTCCAGCTCATCTTGTCCGGAATGCTGCTTCAACGGCAAATATCTGGAGAAAAGCCGAGATTCAATCGGCGGTTTTGTATGACAGAAAGCAGTACGAGCAACTTAAGCGCAATGTTTTCGACTGGAATAAAACGAGAAAACAGAACAGCGCCATGCGTGTTACGCTTCATGGTGCTGATTTTGATCATAAAAATCTCAGTTATGCTGATTTAGCAGGGGCCGATCTTGCAGCCTCCACGTTCAAGGGTGCTGATCTTGAAGAGAGCGATCTGAGAAAGGCTGATCTCAGTGGGTGCGATTTTCGGGAAGCGAGTTTGCGTGGAGCCGACCTTGGTGGAGCTGATCTGAGGGGCGCCAATTTCTGGCGGGCAAATCTCGACCGTATTCGTCTTGATGGTGCTGTTGTTTCCGCTGCAACTGTGCTTGATTCAGGTAAACATGCTACGTCTGAATGGGCTGTTCGCTTTGGCGTTACATTTGCAGAAGAGAAGTGA
- a CDS encoding DUF1801 domain-containing protein, protein MGSSQYKKHVIVEFGRGRDLEDPHGVLEGCGKMRRHIKLFTLTDITAKFLERYVYAAYSNSNSQCR, encoded by the coding sequence GTGGGGTCTTCGCAATACAAGAAGCACGTCATTGTCGAGTTCGGTCGGGGGCGAGATCTTGAGGATCCTCACGGCGTGCTCGAGGGTTGCGGAAAGATGCGTCGGCACATCAAACTGTTCACGTTAACCGACATAACGGCGAAGTTTCTTGAACGGTATGTTTATGCCGCTTACAGCAACAGTAACAGCCAGTGCCGGTGA
- a CDS encoding patatin-like protein: MTTNSQQNLSHQLTKEIRFAVVLYGGVSLAIYMNGIAQELLSLARSTRDDASGSPEATEAVYRDIADYLSKKSKGAFRHKFIVDIISGTSAGGINGVCLAKGLACGVKNLKALENTWLEEGNIDTLLNDPKSELDLFCSKEPKTSLLNSQRMYGKLLDAFNRMEKDVTPDAVTLVNALDLFVTATDLRGVEVPISLSDGKADEHIYKHAFHFLFRKNSRNGTDPDKYNHFSSDYNHILAFASRCTSSFPFAFEPMCLNDMLDYLKTSRPKEYVACCRQMEKWRSRFFRAYNELTTDELNAREFADGGFLDNRPFGHAIQAVHARHATCPIERKLLFIDPSPEKSSAESDTKKKQKISFIKNTALATTTLPRYETIREEIAGLKQRNRWIATVNQIVETISDINKKRLEEIILQSFINYIKGLNTSPTDQKTRFILRKIEGNRHKSQPDISLRSLTENLSTLNILAGNTVLAENEVAPARESFWKAIIADNKKQGDAGAKKALKKLDERTLDNIALLADKSDVEDTPGFITQDLNDLIALYGDGYSAYHYTRMSALDDLLTLVITRAAEISDESDLSLAVRRLVEAWRKSRYQPYRNHTDEGDDPEKKELETVYLSNYDIAFRLRRLDYFRKLLQKAIVNNNAEDIIFREHALSVPERDAINTFYETVCKTLEGVYNLRDFLIREGKENPAASMVNEWKSCFKKGSPGIKTFLNDVLLTCDCSAPLPAFDLKKDPCDATSDKTDEFRQLLDNAGIRAGINPDFAGLPDMMNKLMTCIHTAVMTGKELEGNTEKDPSITGTIEARKNINIALDRLSAVNNEIAAHLLFIYDYGYDLHDITTFPLFSGGEYGEGSNIGIYRISPLDATSLSPEYSLNKNNGGESSKLAGTALGAFGAFLDRNWRRNDIMWGRLDGAERIITALLPNHENQEARQNFIDKAHRAIITDTLNTWLPELKRIQVPSHRELHLISILETIGNSLAGKDDWKHVFKTYYTIDHEPEAAPNLKRVGRSSAIVSQMINGVNGDNGSGKKISNILKMFSTILLGMLDFTTPKSLKQVLLNYWLQLLFLIALLLIVTGTMVKGLKETALPGAYLLLAVVAIWITKTVIENLIHRMHNKPWKNITKEVFKYLASAVLLFIVFISLQAFIDIWSSFSKSFITILLGLWNDLFIKQ; encoded by the coding sequence ATGACCACCAACTCCCAACAGAACCTGAGTCATCAGCTCACCAAAGAGATCCGCTTTGCCGTTGTCCTCTATGGAGGGGTTTCTCTTGCCATCTATATGAACGGCATTGCCCAGGAACTGCTCAGCCTTGCAAGATCAACAAGAGATGATGCTTCCGGATCACCAGAGGCCACAGAGGCTGTTTACCGGGATATTGCCGATTACCTCTCAAAGAAAAGCAAGGGAGCGTTCAGACATAAATTCATTGTCGATATTATTTCCGGCACCTCTGCGGGAGGAATCAACGGCGTCTGCCTCGCCAAAGGACTCGCCTGTGGAGTCAAAAACCTTAAGGCGCTTGAAAATACCTGGCTTGAAGAGGGGAACATCGATACGCTGCTCAATGACCCGAAATCCGAACTCGACCTATTCTGCTCGAAAGAGCCGAAAACCTCTCTTCTGAACAGCCAGCGCATGTATGGCAAGTTGCTTGACGCATTCAACCGGATGGAAAAGGATGTCACGCCCGACGCAGTCACCCTTGTCAACGCACTTGACCTTTTTGTAACGGCTACCGATCTGAGAGGTGTTGAAGTCCCGATATCCCTGAGTGACGGAAAAGCCGATGAACACATTTACAAACATGCATTCCACTTCCTTTTCAGAAAAAACAGCCGTAATGGCACTGATCCTGACAAGTACAACCATTTCAGCAGCGACTACAACCATATTCTTGCATTTGCCTCCCGCTGCACCTCTTCTTTTCCCTTTGCGTTCGAGCCAATGTGCCTGAACGATATGCTTGACTATCTCAAAACAAGCCGACCAAAGGAGTACGTTGCCTGCTGCCGACAGATGGAAAAATGGCGAAGCAGATTTTTCAGGGCATACAACGAACTTACCACGGATGAATTGAACGCCCGCGAATTTGCGGATGGCGGTTTTCTTGATAATCGTCCTTTCGGACACGCCATACAGGCAGTTCACGCCCGACATGCCACCTGTCCGATAGAGCGTAAACTGCTCTTTATTGATCCTTCACCTGAAAAATCTTCCGCTGAATCTGATACGAAAAAAAAACAAAAAATATCATTCATCAAAAACACCGCTCTGGCTACCACAACCCTGCCAAGATATGAAACCATCCGTGAGGAAATTGCAGGTCTCAAACAGCGAAACCGATGGATTGCCACGGTCAATCAGATTGTTGAAACAATAAGTGACATCAATAAAAAACGACTGGAGGAGATCATTCTCCAGTCGTTTATCAACTATATCAAGGGGTTGAATACATCGCCAACAGACCAGAAAACACGGTTTATTCTTCGGAAAATCGAGGGGAATCGTCATAAGTCACAACCTGACATTTCGCTGCGTTCGCTGACCGAAAACCTGTCGACCCTCAATATTCTTGCCGGCAATACCGTACTCGCTGAAAACGAAGTCGCGCCTGCAAGAGAATCGTTCTGGAAAGCGATCATTGCAGATAACAAAAAGCAGGGCGACGCAGGTGCAAAAAAAGCGTTGAAAAAGCTTGATGAGCGAACCCTTGACAACATCGCTCTTTTGGCCGACAAGAGCGATGTTGAAGATACACCGGGTTTTATCACACAGGACCTCAATGATTTGATCGCACTGTACGGTGATGGATACAGCGCCTATCATTATACAAGAATGAGCGCCCTCGACGATCTGCTGACACTTGTCATTACAAGAGCCGCCGAAATCAGCGATGAATCCGATCTTTCTCTTGCCGTACGGCGCCTTGTCGAGGCCTGGAGAAAAAGTCGCTATCAACCCTACCGCAATCATACAGATGAAGGGGATGATCCGGAAAAAAAAGAACTTGAAACCGTTTATCTATCCAACTACGATATCGCATTTCGGCTTCGAAGGCTTGATTATTTCAGAAAACTTCTGCAAAAAGCAATCGTTAACAATAATGCCGAAGATATTATTTTCAGAGAACATGCGCTTTCCGTCCCTGAACGAGATGCCATTAACACCTTTTACGAAACTGTCTGCAAGACACTTGAAGGCGTCTACAACTTAAGAGATTTTCTCATCAGGGAAGGAAAGGAAAATCCTGCCGCGAGCATGGTCAACGAATGGAAATCGTGCTTCAAAAAAGGATCTCCTGGCATCAAAACGTTTTTAAACGACGTTCTTCTTACCTGCGACTGTTCAGCACCTCTCCCGGCTTTCGACCTGAAAAAAGATCCGTGCGACGCAACATCGGATAAAACCGATGAATTCCGCCAATTGCTGGATAACGCTGGTATAAGGGCCGGCATTAACCCGGATTTTGCCGGGTTGCCTGATATGATGAACAAACTTATGACCTGTATTCACACGGCGGTCATGACCGGAAAGGAATTGGAGGGTAATACCGAAAAAGACCCATCGATAACAGGCACCATCGAGGCACGGAAGAATATCAACATAGCGCTCGATCGGCTCTCGGCAGTCAATAATGAAATAGCAGCCCACCTTCTCTTCATCTATGATTATGGCTACGATCTTCATGATATCACAACCTTTCCGCTTTTTTCCGGTGGCGAATACGGCGAAGGGTCCAATATCGGCATTTACAGAATCAGCCCTCTTGACGCAACAAGTCTCTCACCGGAATACAGCCTGAATAAGAACAACGGAGGCGAATCATCAAAACTTGCAGGCACTGCGCTCGGGGCGTTCGGGGCCTTTCTTGATCGTAACTGGCGCAGAAATGACATTATGTGGGGAAGACTCGACGGTGCCGAAAGAATCATTACTGCCCTCCTGCCAAATCACGAAAATCAGGAGGCTCGCCAGAACTTTATTGACAAAGCTCATCGGGCCATCATTACTGATACGCTCAACACGTGGCTTCCCGAGCTCAAGCGTATTCAGGTTCCATCGCACAGGGAGCTCCATTTAATCTCGATACTCGAAACGATCGGGAATTCGCTTGCAGGCAAGGACGACTGGAAACACGTTTTTAAAACGTACTACACCATTGATCACGAGCCAGAGGCGGCTCCGAATCTTAAACGGGTAGGCAGGTCGTCTGCTATAGTCTCTCAGATGATTAATGGAGTTAACGGAGACAATGGATCAGGAAAAAAAATCAGCAATATTCTCAAGATGTTCAGCACCATCCTTCTGGGTATGCTCGATTTCACAACACCGAAAAGCCTGAAACAGGTTCTCCTGAACTACTGGCTGCAGTTGCTGTTTCTCATTGCGCTGCTTCTGATTGTGACGGGAACCATGGTCAAGGGGCTGAAAGAAACTGCTCTTCCAGGAGCATACCTGCTTTTAGCGGTAGTGGCGATCTGGATCACAAAAACAGTGATTGAAAACCTGATCCACCGTATGCACAATAAGCCCTGGAAAAACATAACGAAGGAGGTTTTCAAATACCTGGCATCAGCAGTGCTGCTGTTTATCGTCTTTATCAGCCTTCAAGCCTTTATCGATATCTGGAGCTCTTTTTCGAAGAGTTTTATAACGATCCTGCTCGGACTCTGGAACGACCTCTTTATCAAGCAATAG
- a CDS encoding SOS response-associated peptidase — translation MCGRFGFFELKYFIELLRQLEIPFEEDETYRFAPGYNIAPESSVTVLLGNHNTATLTNAQWGLIPHWAKSIPKVRPINARSESLDTKPYFRHMFRNNHCLIPASGFYEWKRTEEARKQPYYIHRTDNRPMAFAALWDRWKPPEKNEKPIISCGIITTEANREMLSVHDRMPVILEPETWKDWLEAGKTGIENLLRPAREGTIELYPVSTLLNNPQYIKKNCIDRLDSEAPL, via the coding sequence ATGTGCGGCAGGTTCGGATTTTTTGAGCTGAAATATTTCATCGAGTTGCTTCGTCAGCTCGAAATTCCCTTTGAGGAAGACGAGACCTATCGTTTCGCGCCGGGGTACAATATTGCGCCTGAAAGTTCTGTAACGGTTCTGCTGGGAAATCACAACACGGCTACCCTCACCAATGCTCAATGGGGACTGATTCCTCATTGGGCAAAAAGCATTCCAAAAGTTCGCCCGATCAATGCGAGAAGCGAAAGTCTTGATACAAAGCCCTACTTCAGGCATATGTTCCGTAATAACCACTGCCTGATTCCCGCAAGCGGATTTTACGAGTGGAAGCGGACCGAAGAAGCCCGTAAACAGCCTTATTATATTCACCGCACCGATAATCGCCCAATGGCATTTGCCGCTCTCTGGGATCGATGGAAACCTCCGGAAAAGAATGAAAAACCCATCATTTCCTGCGGTATCATCACCACAGAAGCCAATCGTGAAATGCTGAGCGTTCACGACAGGATGCCGGTTATTCTGGAACCTGAAACCTGGAAAGATTGGCTTGAAGCCGGAAAAACCGGTATCGAAAATCTGCTTCGGCCTGCTCGTGAAGGGACAATTGAACTCTACCCGGTCTCAACGCTGCTGAATAACCCGCAATACATCAAAAAGAATTGTATCGATCGCCTTGATTCTGAAGCTCCTCTTTAA
- a CDS encoding NAD(P)/FAD-dependent oxidoreductase, whose product MKNSYTCLVAGAGPSGTAAAYTLAKNGIDVCIVDKAIFPREKLCGGGLTRRTKNSFLDVFDLNWEDMYEYSANSALFYYKGHVINKIEDYGELYFCDRIMFDNRLLDQATSRGVDVVPGERVDVIDTVEKTCKLASGRQIRYRYLIGADGVNSVVARQFVSRRINRNRYAYALQVDIHKDDYGKKELTRPELYFGDVAMGYGWVFPKRNSYTVGICSRYSKTVDARKKMMDFFADRNGAPFKGRLKGHYIPFGNYAERVVENDMILVGDAAGLVDPVTGEGIAYAIESGYHAAVAVIAAVSGKNCNIEAVYKKKYYSAISRELARANMLQQAIYSRYTQAIVMHALSKSRTMPYHYMDLLSGDCSYKEFISIIQKKTKKLIFMGR is encoded by the coding sequence ATGAAGAACAGCTATACATGCCTTGTTGCAGGTGCAGGGCCGTCGGGGACGGCTGCGGCATATACTCTTGCAAAAAACGGCATAGATGTCTGTATTGTAGACAAAGCCATCTTTCCAAGAGAGAAGTTATGTGGAGGCGGATTGACCAGAAGGACAAAAAACAGTTTTCTGGATGTTTTCGATTTGAACTGGGAGGATATGTATGAATATTCAGCCAATAGCGCGCTGTTTTATTACAAGGGGCATGTAATTAACAAGATCGAAGATTACGGGGAGTTGTATTTTTGCGATCGTATCATGTTCGATAACAGGCTGCTCGATCAGGCAACGTCAAGGGGTGTTGATGTCGTTCCGGGTGAAAGGGTTGACGTTATAGATACAGTTGAAAAAACGTGCAAGCTTGCTTCAGGACGTCAAATACGGTATCGTTACCTGATCGGAGCCGATGGCGTCAATAGCGTGGTCGCCCGGCAATTTGTATCGAGAAGAATCAATAGAAACAGGTATGCGTATGCTCTACAGGTTGATATTCATAAAGATGATTACGGAAAAAAAGAATTGACCAGGCCGGAATTGTATTTTGGCGATGTTGCTATGGGGTATGGGTGGGTTTTTCCGAAAAGAAACAGTTATACAGTCGGTATTTGCAGCCGGTATTCGAAAACTGTCGATGCCAGAAAAAAAATGATGGATTTCTTTGCCGACCGAAACGGCGCGCCATTTAAAGGCAGGTTGAAAGGGCATTATATTCCTTTCGGAAACTATGCTGAACGCGTTGTTGAGAATGATATGATTCTTGTTGGCGATGCTGCCGGACTGGTTGACCCCGTAACAGGAGAGGGCATCGCTTATGCAATCGAGAGTGGTTACCATGCTGCCGTGGCCGTCATTGCGGCTGTTTCAGGCAAGAATTGCAATATCGAAGCCGTATATAAAAAAAAATACTACAGCGCGATCTCCCGGGAGTTGGCTCGTGCCAATATGCTGCAGCAAGCTATATATTCCAGATATACGCAAGCCATCGTCATGCATGCTCTTTCAAAATCCAGAACGATGCCATACCATTATATGGATCTGTTGTCGGGGGATTGCAGTTACAAGGAATTTATTTCGATCATACAGAAAAAAACGAAAAAACTGATTTTCATGGGTCGATGA
- a CDS encoding ATP-binding protein, protein MLHDLDHYDSGVQNGISQVQLRQLRQLLWLDQNYNLILIGPSGTGKSYLAGGLCHEALKLGYHALFRTMDELIQTIRFKDVTTAAAREYKRLVHAHLLVIDDIMMFPLEKSVAVGLFQLINQLHEQTSFIITTNKNPKEWAEMLGDEVLATALLDRLLYKCEVIKLTDKSYRLEHRTTIFEQQQPAEGGATRKKKLLSLQKVVVDHAEMT, encoded by the coding sequence TTGCTCCATGACCTTGATCATTACGACTCGGGAGTGCAGAACGGGATCAGCCAAGTCCAGCTCCGGCAGTTACGGCAACTGCTCTGGCTCGACCAGAACTACAACCTGATCCTTATCGGGCCAAGCGGCACAGGCAAAAGCTATCTTGCCGGCGGGCTCTGCCATGAAGCCCTCAAACTCGGCTATCACGCACTGTTCCGGACTATGGATGAGCTCATCCAGACCATCAGGTTCAAAGATGTTACAACGGCGGCGGCAAGGGAGTACAAACGATTAGTGCATGCGCACCTGCTTGTTATCGACGATATCATGATGTTCCCGCTTGAAAAAAGTGTAGCTGTCGGCCTGTTCCAGCTCATCAACCAGCTGCATGAACAGACATCATTCATCATTACCACCAACAAAAACCCGAAAGAGTGGGCAGAGATGCTGGGCGATGAGGTTCTTGCTACGGCGCTGCTTGATCGGCTGCTCTACAAATGCGAAGTCATCAAACTAACCGATAAAAGCTACCGGCTCGAACACCGTACAACCATCTTCGAACAACAGCAACCGGCGGAAGGAGGCGCCACACGGAAAAAAAAGCTACTATCGCTTCAAAAAGTCGTAGTAGATCATGCTGAAATGACGTAA